In Shouchella patagoniensis, the following are encoded in one genomic region:
- a CDS encoding glycerol-3-phosphate responsive antiterminator — translation MIFNGQTVLPAVKTMRDFEKAAESEHEFIVILDMHLSKLASIKKLAREANKQLILHADLIQGLKSDRAAAEFLCQVIKPAGLISTRSDMLRIAKKNNVLAIQRLFLLDTMAIHTSFQLAETVKPDVIELLPGILPQWISRVRDETGIHVIAGGLIETNEDIQLALGAGAEAVTASDQLLW, via the coding sequence ATGATTTTTAATGGGCAGACCGTTTTGCCAGCAGTAAAAACAATGAGAGACTTTGAGAAAGCGGCAGAGAGTGAACATGAATTTATCGTTATTCTTGATATGCATCTCTCCAAGCTTGCTTCGATTAAGAAGTTAGCAAGAGAAGCAAATAAGCAACTAATTTTGCATGCTGATTTAATTCAAGGGTTAAAAAGTGATCGTGCGGCAGCGGAGTTCCTGTGTCAGGTAATCAAACCGGCAGGACTCATCTCAACTAGATCAGATATGTTACGGATAGCGAAGAAAAACAATGTTCTCGCAATTCAACGTTTGTTTTTGCTTGATACAATGGCGATTCATACAAGTTTTCAACTCGCGGAAACAGTTAAGCCAGATGTGATTGAATTGCTTCCAGGTATTCTGCCGCAATGGATTAGCCGTGTTCGCGATGAGACGGGTATCCATGTAATTGCTGGAGGATTAATTGAAACAAATGAAGATATTCAACTTGCCCTTGGAGCTGGTGCAGAGGCAGTAACTGCCTCTGATCAATTGCTTTGGTAA
- a CDS encoding SDR family NAD(P)-dependent oxidoreductase: MKLAIVIGASRGLGAALCESLLEKEYLIAGFSRTEPLFSTHPSFHYFNMDVTQTEELSSVFNEAMQMMKANQASELLFIYNAGIVQPIGQMGTFKANDISRHYAVNVIAPAVLTNAFIYFSQQLSALKRMALITSGAANRPISGWTCYSSAKASMNMLVQATSQEQSAANIPIHICGFNPGIMDTDMQADIRNQTKEDFPQLERFQAFHKEGQLRSADAVAEALTKCLTSTSFPDGEITDVQTYL, translated from the coding sequence ATGAAACTTGCAATTGTTATTGGAGCTTCCCGAGGATTAGGCGCTGCATTATGTGAAAGTCTACTAGAGAAAGAGTACTTGATAGCCGGCTTTTCAAGAACAGAGCCTCTCTTTTCAACACATCCATCGTTTCATTATTTTAATATGGATGTTACTCAAACAGAAGAACTTTCATCGGTTTTTAATGAAGCCATGCAAATGATGAAAGCTAATCAAGCAAGTGAACTTCTGTTTATTTACAATGCCGGAATCGTTCAACCAATCGGACAAATGGGAACATTTAAAGCGAATGATATAAGTCGACATTACGCCGTAAATGTCATCGCACCGGCTGTTTTGACCAATGCATTTATCTATTTTTCTCAACAACTCTCAGCGTTAAAACGAATGGCACTTATCACTTCAGGGGCTGCGAATCGTCCAATTTCTGGCTGGACATGCTATTCAAGTGCCAAAGCAAGTATGAACATGCTCGTTCAAGCGACCTCACAAGAACAGTCAGCTGCAAACATACCTATTCACATATGCGGATTTAACCCCGGAATTATGGATACAGACATGCAAGCTGACATACGAAATCAAACCAAAGAGGACTTCCCTCAATTAGAGCGTTTCCAAGCATTTCATAAAGAAGGGCAGCTTCGTTCTGCTGACGCTGTAGCAGAAGCTCTGACAAAGTGTTTAACAAGCACTTCTTTCCCAGATGGAGAAATAACAGACGTTCAAACGTATTTATAA
- a CDS encoding glycerol-3-phosphate dehydrogenase/oxidase produces the protein MAFSAKTRTASIEKMTEKELDLLIIGGGITGVGTALDAATRGMNVGLIEMQDFAAGTSSRSTKLIHGGLRYLKQFEIKLVAEVGTERAVVYENAPHVTTPLRMMLPFYKGGTFNSLTTSIGLSVYDRLAGVKKAERRTMMRAKEAITKEPILAEEGLRGAGMYVEYRTDDARLTIEVAKTAAEKGALLTNYVKAESFVYDDKKVVGVVAKDLVTGEGMTIRAKKIVNATGPWVDTLREQDRSKEGKTIHLTKGVHLVLSKKRLPLNQALYFDTPFKDGRMMFAIPRGEKVYIGTTDTNYQGDMSEPGVTKEDVTYIIDAANGLFPGYNLSEADVESSWSGLRPLIHEEGKDPSDISRKDEIFHSKSGLMTIAGGKLTGYRKMADSIVTTVAKELEADGGQVYGPCKTKQLVLSGGDVGGSDQLDFFNAAHVEAGKQLGLDEKTATALVERYGSNVPQVFAFLEDDQAEQFGLPKAVWASLRYAMAYEMALTPVDFLLRRSAYMLFDIEVAKAYKDNVVEAMASILNWSNEERTNHEKELDKQWRLVTLSDVLK, from the coding sequence ATGGCTTTTTCGGCTAAGACTCGTACAGCTTCAATTGAGAAAATGACAGAAAAGGAACTGGATCTTTTAATCATTGGTGGTGGAATTACAGGTGTTGGTACAGCTCTAGATGCGGCAACACGGGGGATGAACGTAGGATTAATTGAGATGCAAGATTTTGCGGCAGGGACATCAAGCCGATCTACTAAATTAATTCATGGTGGTTTGCGTTACTTAAAACAATTTGAAATTAAGTTGGTGGCGGAAGTAGGGACTGAGCGAGCGGTTGTTTATGAAAATGCTCCTCATGTGACAACACCTTTACGGATGATGTTGCCTTTTTATAAAGGTGGTACATTTAATTCGTTGACAACATCAATAGGTTTAAGTGTCTATGATCGACTTGCTGGTGTAAAGAAAGCAGAGCGACGGACGATGATGAGAGCGAAAGAGGCAATTACAAAAGAACCTATCTTGGCAGAGGAAGGTTTACGCGGCGCTGGGATGTATGTGGAATATCGGACAGATGATGCAAGGTTAACGATTGAAGTTGCCAAAACGGCAGCGGAAAAAGGTGCTTTACTGACAAACTATGTTAAAGCTGAATCGTTTGTCTATGATGATAAGAAAGTGGTTGGTGTTGTTGCTAAAGATTTAGTAACAGGAGAAGGAATGACGATTCGTGCTAAGAAAATTGTCAATGCCACCGGTCCTTGGGTAGATACACTAAGAGAACAAGATCGTTCGAAAGAAGGAAAAACCATCCATTTAACAAAAGGTGTGCATCTAGTTTTATCAAAAAAACGGCTTCCATTAAATCAAGCTCTCTATTTTGATACTCCTTTTAAAGACGGACGGATGATGTTTGCGATACCAAGAGGTGAGAAAGTATACATTGGAACAACGGACACGAATTATCAAGGAGATATGAGCGAGCCTGGCGTTACTAAGGAAGATGTCACTTACATCATAGATGCGGCCAATGGCTTATTCCCTGGTTATAATTTATCAGAGGCAGATGTAGAATCAAGCTGGTCTGGATTAAGACCGCTCATTCATGAAGAAGGAAAAGATCCATCTGATATTTCCCGCAAAGATGAAATTTTTCATTCAAAAAGTGGGCTAATGACAATAGCTGGTGGCAAGCTGACGGGTTATCGGAAAATGGCCGATAGTATTGTGACTACTGTCGCCAAAGAACTTGAAGCAGATGGAGGGCAAGTATATGGCCCATGTAAAACGAAACAGCTTGTTTTATCAGGAGGAGATGTTGGTGGTTCAGACCAACTAGATTTCTTTAACGCGGCTCACGTCGAAGCTGGAAAGCAACTCGGGTTAGATGAAAAGACGGCAACCGCATTAGTAGAGAGATATGGATCAAACGTTCCACAAGTCTTTGCATTTTTGGAAGATGATCAGGCAGAACAATTTGGGTTACCAAAAGCTGTTTGGGCCTCACTTCGTTACGCAATGGCTTATGAAATGGCATTAACGCCAGTGGACTTCTTGTTGCGTCGTTCGGCGTATATGTTGTTTGATATTGAGGTGGCCAAAGCGTATAAAGACAATGTTGTGGAAGCGATGGCTTCGATTCTAAATTGGTCAAATGAAGAACGAACAAATCATGAGAAAGAACTTGATAAGCAGTGGCGTCTGGTCACGCTCTCGGATGTGCTTAAATGA
- the glpK gene encoding glycerol kinase GlpK, whose translation MAEKYILSIDQGTTSTRSILFNKEGEVVHTAQREFQQYFPKPGWVEHDANEIWNSTLSVISTLFTETEVDPKNIEAIGITNQRETTVVWDKKTGKPVYNALVWQSRQTQGICNELRDAGHNELFRSKTGLLIDPYFSGTKVKWIFDNVEGTKERAARGELLFGTIDSWLIWKLSGGKAHVTDYTNAARTLMFNIHDLKWDEELLNILGVPQTMLPEVKSSSEVYAKTVDYHFFGENIPIAGIAGDQSAALFGQACFEKGMVKNTYGTGCFILMNTGEEAVISENGLLTTIAWGIDGKVEYALEGSIFVAGSAIQWLRDGVKLLDDAKESERMATSIESSDGVYVVPAFVGLGTPYWDSDARGTMFGLTRGTSREHIVRATLESLAYQTKDVMDAMESDSGLDSKKLRVDGGVVQNDFLMQFQSDLLDAPVERPTIKETTALGAAYLAGLAVGVWENKEEIAKKWQVDKKFNPQMEDADRNRYYDGWKKAVHATMSFKLDN comes from the coding sequence ATGGCAGAGAAATATATTTTATCAATTGACCAAGGGACAACGAGTACTCGTTCAATTTTGTTTAATAAAGAGGGAGAGGTTGTTCACACTGCGCAAAGAGAATTTCAGCAGTATTTCCCAAAACCAGGTTGGGTCGAGCACGACGCAAATGAAATTTGGAACTCGACGCTTTCGGTCATCTCCACTCTTTTTACGGAAACAGAGGTGGACCCAAAAAATATAGAAGCAATTGGGATTACAAACCAAAGAGAAACAACCGTTGTTTGGGATAAAAAAACTGGGAAACCAGTTTACAATGCGCTCGTATGGCAATCACGACAAACGCAAGGCATTTGCAATGAGTTACGCGATGCGGGACATAATGAGTTATTCCGAAGTAAAACAGGTCTTTTGATTGACCCATATTTTTCAGGCACAAAAGTAAAGTGGATTTTTGACAATGTGGAAGGAACGAAAGAGCGGGCAGCAAGAGGAGAGTTACTCTTCGGAACGATTGATTCGTGGTTAATCTGGAAGCTTAGTGGCGGCAAAGCGCATGTGACAGACTATACAAATGCTGCGAGAACATTAATGTTTAATATACATGACCTTAAATGGGATGAAGAACTGCTAAATATACTAGGCGTACCTCAGACGATGCTTCCAGAGGTAAAATCATCTTCTGAAGTTTATGCGAAAACGGTCGATTATCATTTCTTTGGTGAAAACATTCCAATTGCGGGCATTGCAGGTGATCAAAGTGCAGCATTATTTGGACAAGCGTGTTTTGAAAAAGGAATGGTTAAAAACACGTATGGTACTGGTTGCTTTATTTTAATGAATACAGGTGAAGAAGCGGTTATATCTGAAAATGGTCTATTAACGACGATTGCGTGGGGCATTGATGGGAAAGTAGAGTATGCGTTAGAAGGCAGTATTTTTGTTGCAGGATCAGCGATACAGTGGCTTCGTGATGGTGTGAAGTTACTTGATGATGCAAAAGAAAGTGAACGGATGGCAACGAGCATTGAGTCGTCAGATGGTGTATATGTCGTACCTGCTTTTGTTGGGCTGGGGACTCCTTATTGGGATAGTGACGCGCGAGGAACAATGTTTGGTTTAACGCGCGGAACGTCTCGTGAGCATATTGTCCGTGCAACGCTTGAATCGTTAGCTTATCAAACAAAAGACGTGATGGACGCGATGGAATCTGACTCAGGTTTAGATTCAAAAAAACTGCGTGTTGACGGTGGCGTTGTACAGAATGATTTCCTAATGCAATTCCAAAGCGACCTTCTCGATGCACCCGTTGAACGACCAACCATAAAGGAAACAACCGCGCTTGGGGCCGCCTATTTAGCAGGTTTAGCAGTTGGTGTTTGGGAAAACAAAGAAGAGATTGCGAAAAAATGGCAAGTAGATAAGAAGTTTAATCCACAGATGGAAGATGCAGACCGCAACCGATATTATGATGGTTGGAAAAAAGCGGTTCACGCAACAATGTCATTTAAGTTAGATAACTAA